A window of Oncorhynchus tshawytscha isolate Ot180627B linkage group LG10, Otsh_v2.0, whole genome shotgun sequence contains these coding sequences:
- the LOC121847656 gene encoding LOW QUALITY PROTEIN: low-density lipoprotein receptor class A domain-containing protein 1-like (The sequence of the model RefSeq protein was modified relative to this genomic sequence to represent the inferred CDS: substituted 1 base at 1 genomic stop codon) yields the protein MRVCKCPLVVNRVCRTADNATGFLCDNRLTCIPPSDLCNGVVTCPKGADEDTHMCSDLPNNLPGGLVFXCGNPQFWVFTDKKCNNFNDCGDCSDEIGPCELYYSNFRVKFNAVFFAYRLPSCGLCFSSPLYRCWLCPCGVYWWPCIPVDFQYCSCIPRCLCRDGRQHCYDWSDEYTCPKSLTC from the exons ATGAGGGTGTGTAAATGTCCCCTTGTAGTAAACCGTGTCTGCAGGACAGCGGACAATGCGACAGGCTTCCTGTGTGACAACAGACTGACCTGTATCCCGCCCTCTGACCTCTGTAACGGGGTCGTGACCTGCCCCAAAGGAGCCGATGAGGACACACACATGTGCA GTGATCTTCCCAACAACCTTCCAGGTGGTCTTGTGTTTTGATGTGGAAACCCTCAGTTCTGGGTCTTTACTGACAAGAAGTGTAACAACTTCAATGACTGTGGGGACTGCTCTGATGAGATTGGGCCTTGTGAGTTGTATTATTCAAATTTCCGAGTCAAGTTTAATGCTGTTTTCTTCGCCTACAGATTACCgtcat GTGGCCTGTGCTTCTCATCTCCCCTCTACAGATGCTGGCTGTGCCCCTGTGGTGTGTACTGGTGGCCCTGCATACCAGTGGACTTCCAGTACTGTTCCTGCATCCCTCGCTGTCTGTGCCGTGATGGACGCCAGCACTGCTACGACTGGTCTGACGAGTACACCTGCCCCAAAAGTTTAACCTGCTAG